The genomic segment ACCGCCCGCCAGCGTCACCCTGACCGGCCCCGGCTGGAGCTCGGTCAGCAGCGGGGTGTGCCCGGGCAAAATCCCCAGGTCACCCATGATCCCGGCGGCGACCACCTGCTCGACCTCGCCGGAGAACACCGCTTCCTCGGCGCTGACAATCTCGCACTTGAAGCTGTTCGCCATAGTGTTGTCCTCTCTGGGTGGACGGCCTTACTTCATGTTGTTGGCTTTCTCGACGGCTTCGTCGATCGAACCAACCATGTAGAAGGCCTGCTCCGGCAGCTCGTCGTACTCGCCGTTGAGGATGCCCTGGAAACCGCGGATGGTGTCCTTGAGCGACACGTACTTGCCGGGCGCCCCGGTGAACACCTCGGCGACGAAGAACGGCTGCGACAGGAAGCGCTGGATCTTACGCGCCCGTGACACGGCCAGCTTATCCTCATCGGACAGCTCGTCCATACCCAGGATCGCGATGATGTCCTTGAGCTCCTTGTAGCGCTGCAGCACGTTCTGCACGCCGCGGGCGGTGTCGTAGTGCTCCTGGCCGACCACCAGCGGATCGAGCTGACGCGAGGTGGAATCGAGCGGATCGATGGCCGGGTAGATGCCCAGCTCGGCAATCGAGCGCGCCAGTACCACGGTCGCATCCAGGTGCGAGAAGGTGGTCGCCGGAGACGGGTCGGTCAAGTCATCCGCGGGCACGTAGACCGCCTGCACGGAGGTGATCGAGCCGGTCTTGGTCGAGGTGATGCGCTCCTGCAGCACACCCATCTCCTCGGCCAGCGTGGGCTGATAGCCTACCGCCGAGGGCATACGACCCAGCAGTGCCGAGACCTCGGTACCGGCCAGGGTGTAGCGGTAGATGTTATCGACGAACAGCAGTACGTCGCGGCCTTCATCGCGGAATTTCTCGGCGATGGTCAGGCCGGTCAGTGCCACGCGCAGGCGGTTGCCCGGCGGCTCATTCATCTGACCGTAGACCAGCGCCACCTTGTCGATAACGTTGGATTCGGTCATTTCGTGATAGAAGTCGTTACCCTCGCGGGTACGCTCACCGACACCGGCGAACACCGAGTAACCGCTGTGCTCGGTGGCGATGTTACGGATCAGCTCCATCATGTTGACGGTCTTGCCCACGCCGGCGCCGCCGAACAGGCCGACCTTGCCGCCCTTGGCGAACGGGCAGACCAGGTCGATGACCTTGATGCCGGTCTCGAGCAGCTCGTTGGAGGCCGCCTGCTCGGCATAGGTGGGGGGCTTGCGGTGGATCGGCATGCGCTCCTGCTCACCGATGTCGCCAGCCTCGTCGATCGGCTCACCGAGCACGTTCATGATCCGGCCCAGCGTTTCCTTGCCTACCGGTACGGAGATGGCTGCGCCGGTGTTGGCGACGTCCATGCCGCGTTTGAGGCCCTCGGTGGAGCCCATGGCGATGGTCCGCACCACGCCGTCGCCCAGCTGTTGCTGAGTCTCGAGCACGGTGTCGACTTCCGCGACCTTCAGCGCGTCGTAGACCTTGGGCACTGAGTCCCGCGGAAACTCTACGTCAATCACCGCGCCGATGATTTGTACGATACGTCCGCTCATCTTGGTTCCTCTTAAATACCTGCAAATGAAACCTGGCTTCCCAAGCTGCTATACGGCGGCTGCGCCACCGACGATCTCCGATATTTCCTGGGTAATCGCGGCCTGACGGGCCTTGTTGTACACCAGTTGCAGATCGTCGATCAGACCACCGGCGTTATCGGTGGCACTCTTCATCGCTATCATCCGCGCAGCCTGCTCACAGGCGGTGTTCTCGACCACCGACTGATAGACCTGCGACTCGATGAAGCGCTCTAGCAGCCGGTCCAGCAGCACCTTGGCATCCGGCTCATACAGGTAGTCCCAGCTTCCGGGACGAGTCTGTTCTTCATCATCATGCGCCTCTCCAATGTCGGGAGAGAGCGGCAGAAGCTGTCTGACCACCGGCTGTTGCGTCATGGTGTTGACGAATTCGTTGTACACCACGAATAGCCGATCCAGACGCCCTTCGTCATACGCTTCCAGCATGACCTTGACGCTACCGATCAGGTCCTGGACCCGCGGCGATTCGCCGAGTCCGCTCTTGGCTGCCACGAGGTTGCCCCCGTAGTTGCGGAAGAACGTGCTGGCCTTGGTACCCAGGGCACAAAACTCCAGTTCTGCGCCCTGATCACGCCAGGCCTTGGCATCCTTGAGGACAGCCTTGAACAGGTTGACGTTCAAGCCGCCGCACAGGCCGCGGTCGGTGGACACCACGATATAGCCGACCCGCTCCACGGAGCGCTCGACCATGTACGGGTGCATGTCCTCGGGATCCATGTCGGCATCGGCGATATGCGCCACCACGTCGCGGATCAACCGCGAATAGGGGTGGCTGGCCTTCATCAGGTCCTGAGCTTTACGCATCTTCGACGCAGCCACCATTTCCATGGCGCTGGTGATCTTCTGCGTGTTCTTGATGCTCCCGATCTGGGTGCGTATCTCTTTTGCAGCTGCCATAGCGATCTACCCTCGTTCGTGGCTCTCAGAAAGCATGCTGGCCCACTCCGAAGAGCGGGCCCACGGCATTACCAGCTCTGAGTCGCCTTGAACTTCTCGAGACCCGCCTTCAAGCCTTCCTGGATCTCGCTGCCGTAGTCGCCAGTCTGGTTGATCTTGTCGAGCAGCTCGGCATGTTCGGACTTCATGTACTCGTGCAGGGCACGTTCGAAGTCCAGCACCTTGCTGACATCGACATCATCCAGGTGACCTTCGTTGGCGGCGTACAGCGACAGCGCCATCTCGGCCACCGACAGCGGCGAATACTGGTTCTGCTTCATCAGCTCGGTGACGCGCTGACCGTGCTCGAGCTGCTTGCGGGTGGCCTCGTCGAGGTCCGACGCAAACTGCGAGAACGCTGCCAGCTCGCGGTACTGAGCCAGCGCCAGGCGCACGCTGCCGCCGAGCTTCTTGATGATCTTGGTCTGCGCCGAGCCACCTACCCGCGACACCGACAAGCCGGCGTTGATCGCCGGACGAATGCCCGAGTTGAACAGGTTGGTCTCGAGGAAGATCTGACCGTCGGTGATCGAGATCACGTTGGTCGGAACGAACGCCGAGACGTCGCCGCCCTGGGTCTCGATGATCGGCAGCGCGGTCAGCGAGCCGGTCTTGCCCTTCACTTCACCGTTGGTGAACTTCTCGACGTAGTCGGCGTTGACGCGCGCGGCGCGCTCCAGCAGACGCGAGTGGAGATAGAAGACGTCACCCGGGTAGGCTTCACGACCCGGCGGACGACGCAGCAGCAGCGATACCTGACGATAGGCCACGGCCTGCTTGGAGAGATCGTCATAGACGATCAGCGAGTCCTCGCCGCGGTCGCGGAAGTACTCACCCATGGTGCAGCCGGAGTAGGCGGCCAGGAACTGCATCGGGG from the Halomonas sp. 1513 genome contains:
- a CDS encoding F0F1 ATP synthase subunit beta, producing the protein MSGRIVQIIGAVIDVEFPRDSVPKVYDALKVAEVDTVLETQQQLGDGVVRTIAMGSTEGLKRGMDVANTGAAISVPVGKETLGRIMNVLGEPIDEAGDIGEQERMPIHRKPPTYAEQAASNELLETGIKVIDLVCPFAKGGKVGLFGGAGVGKTVNMMELIRNIATEHSGYSVFAGVGERTREGNDFYHEMTESNVIDKVALVYGQMNEPPGNRLRVALTGLTIAEKFRDEGRDVLLFVDNIYRYTLAGTEVSALLGRMPSAVGYQPTLAEEMGVLQERITSTKTGSITSVQAVYVPADDLTDPSPATTFSHLDATVVLARSIAELGIYPAIDPLDSTSRQLDPLVVGQEHYDTARGVQNVLQRYKELKDIIAILGMDELSDEDKLAVSRARKIQRFLSQPFFVAEVFTGAPGKYVSLKDTIRGFQGILNGEYDELPEQAFYMVGSIDEAVEKANNMK
- a CDS encoding F0F1 ATP synthase subunit gamma (Produces ATP from ADP in the presence of a proton gradient across the membrane. The gamma chain is a regulatory subunit); the protein is MAAAKEIRTQIGSIKNTQKITSAMEMVAASKMRKAQDLMKASHPYSRLIRDVVAHIADADMDPEDMHPYMVERSVERVGYIVVSTDRGLCGGLNVNLFKAVLKDAKAWRDQGAELEFCALGTKASTFFRNYGGNLVAAKSGLGESPRVQDLIGSVKVMLEAYDEGRLDRLFVVYNEFVNTMTQQPVVRQLLPLSPDIGEAHDDEEQTRPGSWDYLYEPDAKVLLDRLLERFIESQVYQSVVENTACEQAARMIAMKSATDNAGGLIDDLQLVYNKARQAAITQEISEIVGGAAAV
- a CDS encoding F0F1 ATP synthase subunit alpha: MQQLNPSEISDIIKQRIEKLDVASEARNQGTIVSVSDGIVRIHGLADAMFGEMIEFPGSIFGMVLNLERDSVGAVVLGDYLQLEEGMTASCTGRILEVPVGPELIGRVVDPLGIPIDGKGDIDAKLTDAVEKVAPGVITRQSVDEPIQTGLKSIDAMVPIGRGQRELIIGDRQIGKSAIAIDAIINQKGKGVTCVYVAIGQKQSTIANVVRKLEEHGAMEHTIVVAAGAADPAPMQFLAAYSGCTMGEYFRDRGEDSLIVYDDLSKQAVAYRQVSLLLRRPPGREAYPGDVFYLHSRLLERAARVNADYVEKFTNGEVKGKTGSLTALPIIETQGGDVSAFVPTNVISITDGQIFLETNLFNSGIRPAINAGLSVSRVGGSAQTKIIKKLGGSVRLALAQYRELAAFSQFASDLDEATRKQLEHGQRVTELMKQNQYSPLSVAEMALSLYAANEGHLDDVDVSKVLDFERALHEYMKSEHAELLDKINQTGDYGSEIQEGLKAGLEKFKATQSW